In the genome of Syntrophorhabdus sp., one region contains:
- a CDS encoding tetratricopeptide repeat protein: protein MFDQGLTEFNQENYEEALPFFLEAWSADKGSARTAYYVGLTYKAMEKYPEALPYFREAASLTPRVDEGVVELIDVLYHTGNIVEAEKWIAFADKEGISTARLHFLKGMVLTKRGRLDEAVLAFETAKKLDPKLTQQAELQIAGIYTQQGKYKDAKERLRTTITLDPASDLALYARDYEKIVADRAERERPWRFSVGMGYKYDTNVVTKGDGPMVESISGQEDSALNFGARIGYTAPFSFRTPYSFSAYYSVYADRYFGKTYTRSDGSRGNLTEYNNMTNTLSAVPGYAFGRFAVSLPLTYSYVSLQGVKGNSFFNELNWWNQTRYLETKSVSPTLRFLTTASSFGEVFFSYMRKKYFDTELHPEVPQEEERSGERMTGGLGWTYTFKDNKAFLTLRYAYARDNTIGRNWVNDENRFGVDVLYPLIGPLRAQASAEANYVKYSYDNTYFERKRRDDIYTVSCALLYGIVKNADLVLQYNYYRNQSNIALYDYTREVYGLGVEYRF from the coding sequence TTGTTCGATCAGGGACTCACGGAGTTCAACCAGGAGAACTACGAGGAGGCCCTGCCATTCTTTCTCGAGGCGTGGTCCGCCGACAAGGGGTCGGCCCGGACGGCATATTACGTCGGCCTCACGTACAAGGCCATGGAGAAGTATCCGGAGGCCCTGCCCTACTTCAGGGAGGCCGCCTCGCTGACCCCCCGGGTCGATGAGGGGGTCGTTGAGCTCATCGATGTGCTCTACCACACGGGCAACATCGTTGAAGCGGAGAAGTGGATCGCCTTCGCGGACAAGGAAGGGATCAGCACGGCGCGCCTGCATTTTCTCAAGGGCATGGTGCTCACGAAGAGAGGAAGGCTCGACGAGGCCGTCCTGGCCTTCGAGACGGCAAAGAAACTCGATCCGAAACTGACACAGCAGGCCGAGCTCCAGATAGCCGGCATCTACACGCAGCAGGGAAAATACAAGGACGCGAAGGAGCGCTTACGGACGACCATCACCCTTGACCCCGCGAGCGACCTTGCCCTCTATGCCAGGGATTACGAGAAGATCGTCGCCGACAGGGCCGAACGGGAAAGGCCCTGGCGGTTCAGCGTCGGGATGGGGTATAAGTACGACACCAATGTTGTTACAAAGGGTGACGGCCCGATGGTGGAATCCATTTCCGGCCAGGAGGACAGCGCCCTCAATTTCGGCGCCCGCATCGGCTACACCGCCCCCTTCTCCTTCAGAACGCCCTACAGCTTCTCCGCGTACTACTCCGTGTACGCGGACAGGTATTTCGGGAAGACCTACACGCGTTCCGACGGGAGCCGGGGCAACCTGACGGAGTACAACAACATGACGAACACGCTGAGCGCCGTCCCCGGCTACGCCTTCGGCCGTTTCGCCGTGAGCCTGCCGCTCACCTATTCCTACGTCAGCCTCCAGGGGGTGAAGGGGAACAGCTTCTTCAACGAGCTCAACTGGTGGAACCAGACGCGCTATCTCGAGACGAAGTCGGTGAGCCCGACCCTTCGCTTCCTCACCACGGCCAGCAGTTTCGGCGAGGTCTTTTTCAGTTACATGCGCAAGAAGTATTTCGACACCGAGCTTCATCCCGAGGTCCCCCAGGAAGAGGAGCGCAGCGGTGAGAGGATGACGGGCGGCCTGGGGTGGACGTACACCTTCAAGGACAACAAGGCGTTCCTCACGCTGCGGTACGCCTATGCCCGGGACAACACGATAGGGCGCAACTGGGTCAACGACGAGAACCGTTTCGGTGTCGATGTCCTGTATCCCCTCATCGGACCGTTGAGGGCACAGGCCTCGGCGGAGGCGAACTACGTGAAGTATTCCTACGACAATACCTATTTCGAGCGCAAGAGACGGGACGACATCTACACCGTGTCCTGCGCGCTCTTGTACGGCATCGTCAAGAACGCGGACCTTGTCCTTCAGTACAATTATTACCGGAACCAGTCCAACATAGCCCTCTACGACTACACGAGGGAGGTGTACGGCCTGGGTGTCGAGTACCGGTTCTAG
- a CDS encoding FecR domain-containing protein has translation MTMKRVSLACGFVALTLLFVLTAAAAPVGKITRVEGRVDVLKTSQRIVKSVSLGDSVDVGDIYRAKTNSRAEITFFNKNTLRIAPATRVQISEYSDDGTRSSQIMKLERGRVEARSGEEFIKKVSSFAEGNKFEVHTPNAVAGIRGSGMAVGYAQMVTGLFFSTGRGYFYNPNSVDRKVVNVTAGFVSFVVGAGGSPSRPVQGNASYVGGAGAAPGAGGAAGNGGTGTSGGTGTGLNTDVAGLTSVVSTGYTFTPPPVIPSVFVGSVESLSGTYHDPLETVSVSLNNVKFYGPTATGTPQSWKADSVSGSYSSVGEGSSFQGMALSGGGVTANLILTNDVDTGKDSGSWTANIASGNAPEGVGTCKSAFTFSGTASGTWSGQLVGNTHQGTISGIASGEAPSVLTQEPVAAPNTVVGTITSLFGSVGTTTWMDVTLHDVKFYGSSATAKPQIWQATSVTGNSSAGALPTFVGTNIPIHLDTNTAVFTITSADGSNWKASVSNGNAPGGVGGYTGAVTFSGSANGTNTSTTLNGVASGKVH, from the coding sequence ATGACAATGAAAAGAGTGTCCCTGGCATGCGGTTTTGTCGCGCTCACGCTGTTGTTCGTTCTTACCGCCGCCGCCGCGCCCGTTGGCAAGATCACCCGCGTGGAAGGCAGGGTGGATGTTCTCAAAACGAGCCAGAGGATCGTGAAAAGCGTGTCTCTCGGCGACAGCGTCGATGTCGGCGACATATACCGCGCCAAGACGAATTCGCGGGCCGAGATCACCTTTTTCAACAAGAACACCTTGAGGATAGCTCCCGCGACGAGGGTGCAGATCAGCGAGTATTCCGATGACGGCACGAGGAGCAGCCAGATCATGAAGCTCGAGCGGGGCAGGGTCGAGGCCAGGTCCGGCGAGGAGTTCATCAAGAAGGTCTCCTCCTTCGCGGAGGGCAACAAGTTCGAGGTACACACCCCCAATGCCGTCGCCGGCATCCGGGGTTCCGGGATGGCGGTGGGTTACGCCCAGATGGTGACGGGCCTCTTCTTCTCCACGGGCAGGGGCTATTTTTACAATCCCAATTCCGTGGACAGGAAAGTGGTCAACGTGACCGCCGGTTTCGTCTCTTTCGTTGTCGGAGCCGGAGGAAGTCCCTCTCGCCCCGTTCAGGGCAACGCCTCCTATGTCGGTGGAGCAGGGGCCGCTCCCGGAGCGGGAGGCGCGGCCGGTAACGGCGGTACGGGGACGTCGGGCGGTACGGGAACCGGTCTCAACACAGACGTGGCGGGACTCACTTCTGTTGTCAGCACGGGTTACACGTTCACGCCGCCCCCCGTCATTCCCAGCGTTTTTGTGGGAAGCGTGGAGTCTTTGAGCGGGACCTACCACGATCCCCTGGAGACGGTGAGCGTATCGCTCAACAACGTCAAATTCTATGGACCAACCGCGACGGGCACACCGCAGTCCTGGAAGGCCGATTCGGTGTCGGGCAGCTATTCGTCGGTGGGAGAGGGTTCGAGCTTCCAGGGAATGGCCCTGTCAGGCGGCGGGGTGACCGCCAACCTTATCCTCACGAACGATGTCGACACCGGCAAGGATTCGGGAAGCTGGACGGCGAATATCGCGAGCGGCAACGCCCCCGAAGGCGTGGGAACCTGCAAGAGCGCCTTCACCTTCAGCGGGACCGCGTCGGGGACATGGAGCGGACAGCTCGTGGGCAACACTCATCAGGGAACGATAAGCGGTATAGCTTCCGGCGAGGCTCCCAGTGTCCTTACCCAGGAACCGGTCGCGGCCCCCAACACGGTGGTGGGAACAATTACATCTCTCTTCGGTTCCGTCGGGACCACCACCTGGATGGACGTTACGCTCCACGATGTGAAGTTTTACGGCAGCAGCGCGACGGCGAAACCCCAGATCTGGCAGGCCACTTCGGTAACCGGAAATTCTTCCGCGGGAGCTCTTCCGACATTCGTCGGTACGAATATTCCTATTCACCTTGACACTAATACGGCGGTCTTTACCATTACCAGCGCTGACGGTTCGAACTGGAAGGCGTCTGTCAGCAATGGCAACGCCCCCGGTGGTGTGGGTGGTTACACCGGCGCCGTGACGTTCTCGGGAAGCGCCAATGGAACGAACACGAGCACGACGCTGAACGGGGTTGCCTCGGGGAAGGTGCACTAA
- a CDS encoding FecR domain-containing protein, with product MKTPVLAFWIIILALFLSVPVLLSAAPVGRVTRVEGRVDVLKPGRTVVNSVSPGDSVDVGDIYRAKTNGRAEITFFNKNVLRIAPATRVQISRYSSEGNRSSQIMKLERGRVEAISGEEFLKKVSSFAEGNKFEVHTPNAVAGIRGSGMTVRFAQMVTGLFFSTGRGYFYNPNSVDRKVVNVTAGNISFIVGSGPPSPPVRGSVRYVGGEGAPGGGQRPGAGPLSGMVSTASSGSSASVYVFTQQRIDVPTNNTISTTPVLVGSTDFVYTGGVGHGLTTGFKMQNVKFYGPSATAVPQTWSVGGNITGIFDTAYSAGTNVLTGSNATSLTMTHSLSAGQWNASVSGSAPHGIGTTTKAFVFDGTASGKYNEMTGGVVSGTASGTAKAP from the coding sequence ATGAAAACACCGGTTCTGGCATTCTGGATCATTATTCTCGCTCTTTTCCTCAGTGTTCCCGTTCTCCTCAGCGCGGCGCCCGTCGGCAGGGTGACGCGGGTGGAAGGCAGGGTCGACGTCCTCAAGCCGGGACGGACGGTTGTGAACAGCGTCTCCCCGGGCGACAGCGTCGACGTCGGCGATATCTACCGGGCAAAGACGAACGGCCGGGCGGAGATCACCTTCTTCAACAAAAATGTCCTCAGGATAGCCCCGGCGACTCGCGTACAGATCAGCCGGTATTCCAGCGAGGGCAACCGCAGCAGCCAGATAATGAAGCTCGAGCGCGGCAGGGTGGAGGCCATATCGGGTGAAGAGTTCCTGAAGAAGGTCTCTTCCTTCGCTGAGGGCAACAAATTCGAGGTCCACACCCCCAACGCCGTCGCCGGCATCCGGGGTTCGGGGATGACGGTGCGCTTTGCCCAGATGGTGACGGGCCTCTTCTTCTCCACGGGCAGGGGCTACTTTTACAACCCCAATTCCGTGGACAGGAAAGTGGTCAACGTGACCGCCGGTAATATCTCCTTCATCGTCGGCAGCGGCCCACCCTCACCTCCTGTCCGGGGCAGCGTGCGATATGTGGGAGGGGAAGGCGCGCCGGGTGGCGGGCAGAGGCCAGGCGCGGGCCCCCTGTCAGGCATGGTGAGCACGGCCTCGTCAGGATCGTCCGCTTCCGTCTATGTCTTCACCCAGCAGAGGATAGACGTGCCGACGAACAACACGATAAGCACCACGCCCGTCCTCGTGGGGAGCACGGATTTTGTCTACACCGGGGGCGTGGGGCATGGTCTGACGACGGGTTTCAAGATGCAGAACGTCAAGTTCTACGGACCAAGCGCGACAGCCGTGCCCCAGACATGGTCCGTGGGAGGCAACATCACGGGCATATTCGATACCGCCTACAGCGCGGGAACCAACGTCCTGACGGGGTCGAACGCCACCTCGCTCACGATGACCCATTCCCTGTCCGCCGGGCAGTGGAACGCGTCGGTCTCGGGCAGCGCTCCGCACGGCATCGGCACGACCACGAAGGCCTTCGTCTTCGACGGAACGGCATCGGGGAAGTATAACGAGATGACCGGTGGTGTTGTCTCCGGCACCGCCTCCGGGACGGCAAAGGCTCCCTGA
- a CDS encoding 3',5'-cyclic-nucleotide phosphodiesterase, with product MRVKILGCSGNLVGKYRTTSFLLDDSFLLDAGTVTEAIGRKGLRKIRHILISHTHMDHVKGLFPLVDELVMMGDYSVELVSVAPVLDIITNNLLNNLIWPDFTVIPSVSNAVIRLKEVPLERPTILDRISITPVLMTHTVYTVGFVIRQDDGQGFMFTADTGPTKRFWEVAEGEKDIRFIIADVSFPNRLADLATLSGHMTPAMLMEKMDAHGLGDRLFYVSHMKPVFAREIVAEFERSGRKNIRFLKQSEILAL from the coding sequence ATGCGTGTCAAGATCCTCGGCTGCTCAGGCAACCTCGTCGGCAAGTACAGGACCACATCTTTCCTGCTCGACGATTCCTTCCTGCTCGACGCGGGGACAGTGACAGAGGCCATAGGCCGAAAAGGCCTACGGAAGATCAGGCATATTCTCATATCCCACACGCACATGGATCACGTGAAGGGCCTCTTCCCCCTGGTGGACGAGCTTGTCATGATGGGAGACTACAGCGTGGAGCTTGTCAGCGTCGCCCCCGTCCTCGACATCATCACCAACAATCTTCTCAACAACCTGATCTGGCCCGACTTCACGGTCATCCCCTCGGTTTCGAACGCTGTCATCCGGCTCAAGGAGGTTCCCCTTGAACGACCGACCATTCTTGACCGGATAAGCATCACACCGGTGCTCATGACCCATACGGTCTACACGGTGGGTTTCGTGATCAGGCAGGACGACGGGCAGGGTTTCATGTTCACCGCGGACACGGGCCCGACGAAAAGGTTCTGGGAGGTTGCGGAAGGCGAGAAGGACATCCGCTTTATCATCGCTGACGTGTCTTTCCCGAACCGTCTCGCCGACCTTGCCACCCTGTCGGGACATATGACCCCCGCCATGCTCATGGAAAAGATGGACGCCCATGGCCTTGGCGACAGGCTGTTCTACGTTTCCCATATGAAACCGGTCTTTGCTCGTGAGATAGTCGCCGAATTCGAACGTTCGGGCAGGAAGAACATCCGTTTTCTGAAGCAGTCGGAAATACTGGCCCTGTGA
- a CDS encoding adenylate/guanylate cyclase domain-containing protein — PKRKHITYLIGIGITILFVVLAVVRFVPFERLEMLLYDLRYQLRGKASAPAQIVIVGIDDKSINAIGRWPWTRDRMAELVDGLNAMGARVIMLDFILSEPSPRDDRLAASMKRWKNVVLPFVFDFEGHSPREIDDAFLDNAFMVVRKENLYRMHKPITAKGVLLPVTRFSENSAAMGHINMFPDQDGKLRWDVLVVSCMDQLYPSIDLQVARLYKGLSPAEMSVEATDSVTLGNTVISTDPFGRMLIPYYGPHNTFPVIPALDVFEGKADPLWVRDRIVLVGPTAVGIHDKIVTPASAIMFGVEKHANMVGAILENQNIRFIGRVTNILIIVFMGMVFTFLIVRMRAVAGAALAALCIAVLFAAGYVLFFRWGLWIDISYAGNAVIVIYFVATAYRYATEERYARQIRSMFSSYVTEKIVNELIRNPELARLGGERREVTVLFSDVKGFTTFSEHHSPEQVVAILNEYLTEMTNIVIRWDGTLDKFVGDMIVAFWGAPLRQPNHAELAIKCTLHMKQRLSELKENWLKQGRVPLEAGFGLNTGEVLVGNIGAEGKKMDYTVIGDNVNLGSRVEGLTRKYGAEIIITEATLDKIRDLVAGGKFGHLLIRGLDIVAVKGKAEPVRIYEVASLDEGSVCQVIECEDKEATVFKEK, encoded by the coding sequence ACCCAAGAGAAAGCATATCACCTACCTCATCGGCATCGGCATAACCATTCTTTTCGTCGTCCTCGCCGTCGTGCGGTTCGTACCCTTCGAGCGCCTTGAAATGCTCCTGTACGACCTTCGGTACCAGCTGAGGGGAAAAGCGAGCGCACCGGCGCAGATCGTCATTGTCGGCATAGATGACAAGAGCATCAACGCCATCGGGAGATGGCCCTGGACGAGGGACAGGATGGCGGAACTCGTCGATGGCTTGAACGCCATGGGAGCCCGGGTCATCATGCTCGACTTCATCTTGAGCGAGCCGTCACCTCGGGATGACAGGCTGGCAGCATCGATGAAGCGCTGGAAGAACGTAGTCCTGCCCTTCGTCTTCGATTTCGAGGGACATTCGCCCCGCGAGATCGACGACGCCTTCCTGGACAACGCCTTCATGGTCGTCAGGAAAGAGAACCTTTACAGGATGCACAAGCCCATAACAGCGAAAGGTGTCCTTTTGCCCGTGACCCGGTTCTCCGAGAACTCGGCTGCGATGGGACATATCAACATGTTCCCCGACCAGGACGGAAAGCTCCGCTGGGACGTGCTCGTCGTCTCCTGCATGGACCAGCTCTATCCCTCCATCGACCTCCAGGTCGCGCGCCTCTACAAGGGGCTTTCGCCGGCGGAGATGAGCGTGGAGGCGACCGATTCCGTCACCCTGGGCAACACTGTCATCTCCACTGACCCCTTCGGCAGGATGCTCATCCCCTACTACGGCCCCCACAACACCTTTCCCGTCATCCCGGCCCTCGACGTATTTGAGGGAAAGGCGGACCCCTTATGGGTGCGGGACAGGATCGTCCTTGTGGGCCCCACCGCCGTCGGAATCCATGACAAGATCGTGACCCCGGCTTCGGCCATCATGTTCGGGGTGGAAAAGCACGCCAACATGGTCGGGGCGATCCTGGAGAACCAGAACATCCGCTTCATAGGACGCGTCACCAACATTCTCATCATCGTCTTCATGGGGATGGTCTTTACCTTCCTCATCGTGCGGATGCGGGCGGTGGCGGGCGCCGCTCTCGCCGCGCTGTGCATCGCCGTCCTCTTCGCGGCCGGTTATGTCCTCTTCTTCCGGTGGGGGCTCTGGATCGATATCAGCTATGCCGGCAACGCGGTGATCGTCATCTACTTTGTAGCCACCGCTTACCGCTACGCGACGGAAGAACGGTACGCGCGGCAGATACGGAGCATGTTCTCCAGCTACGTCACGGAAAAAATCGTCAACGAGCTGATCAGGAACCCGGAGCTCGCCCGCCTTGGCGGGGAACGCCGCGAGGTCACCGTCCTTTTTTCGGATGTGAAAGGCTTTACCACCTTTTCCGAACACCACTCGCCGGAGCAGGTCGTGGCCATCCTCAACGAGTACCTCACGGAGATGACGAACATCGTGATCCGCTGGGACGGCACCCTGGACAAGTTCGTGGGAGACATGATCGTCGCCTTCTGGGGAGCTCCCCTTCGTCAACCGAACCACGCGGAGCTGGCCATCAAGTGCACCCTCCATATGAAGCAGCGCCTCAGCGAACTGAAGGAGAACTGGCTGAAACAGGGGCGCGTGCCTCTCGAGGCCGGTTTCGGCCTCAACACGGGTGAGGTGCTCGTGGGCAACATCGGCGCCGAGGGAAAGAAGATGGATTATACCGTCATCGGCGACAACGTGAACCTCGGCTCCCGTGTCGAGGGACTGACCCGCAAGTACGGAGCCGAGATCATCATCACCGAGGCGACGCTCGACAAGATACGGGACCTCGTCGCCGGCGGCAAGTTCGGCCACCTTCTCATACGGGGCCTCGACATTGTCGCCGTGAAGGGCAAGGCCGAGCCGGTCCGCATCTACGAGGTGGCCTCCCTGGACGAAGGCTCGGTATGCCAGGTCATCGAATGCGAGGATAAGGAAGCCACGGTGTTCAAGGAGAAGTAA
- the carB gene encoding carbamoyl-phosphate synthase large subunit, protein MPKRTDIRSVLIIGSGPIVIGQACEFDYSGSQACKAIREEGYRVILVNSNPATIMTDPDMADRVYVEPLIPEVMEEIIRTERPDVILPTLGGQTGLNLATILAERGILEKYGVELIGADYRAIKKAEDREEFKAAIEKIGLEVPKSGLAHTMEEARAVARGIGFPLIIRPSYTLGGTGASVAYNVEEFEALAMRGLESSLITEILIEESVIGWKEFELEVMRDRNDNVVIICSIENLDPMGIHTGDSITVAPAQTLTDREYQVMRDASISIIREIGVETGGSNIQFAVNPADGRMVVIEMNPRVSRSSALASKATGFPIAKIAAKLAIGYTLDEIPNDITKQTPASFEPTIDYCVVKIPRFTFEKFRGADETLTVSMKSVGEAMSIGRTFKEAFQKGLRSLEVGRSGLVHDRLAGKDDLDHVRQKLITPNAERVFYVRHALRLGMSIGEIHAISHIDPWFLKNIEEIVLFEKELEALKGKGHGDIPAELLRRAKRLGFSDRQIGEITGIGEDGTRLLREKMGLKSVFKLVDTCAAEFEAYTPYFYSTYEEEDESRVSDRKKIMILGGGPNRIGQGIEFDYCCVHAAFALEELGYETIMVNSNPETVSTDYDTSDKLYFEPLTFENVLDIARSERPDGVIVQFGGQTPLNLATALKEAGVPIIGTTPESIDIAEDRDKFKELLKDLTLTQPDNGIATSFEEARKIAASIGFPVVVRPSYVLGGRAMEIVYNDEDLASFMVKAAEASPEKPILIDKFLEDAIEIDVDAVADGVRCVVAGIMEHIEEAGIHSGDSASALPPYSLNDDVIERIRTCTYKLAGALNVVGLMNIQYAVKDDVIYVLEVNPRASRTVPFVSKATGVQWAKVAAKLMAGKTLNDLGIEKEVVPGHIAVKESVFPFNKFAGVDTILGPEMKSTGEVMGIDSTFGSAFWKSQLAAGQDLPSRGNVFLSVKNRDKRNVIFIAKKLSDLGFTIYATKGTGKALASNGIDVTFVNKVSEGRPHVVDMIKNGGIQFIINTPSGRNPKMDEVAIRSGAVQYKIPYTTTLSGAQAVVNAIEVMKKGTLKVRALQDYY, encoded by the coding sequence ATGCCTAAAAGGACGGACATCAGGAGCGTTCTCATCATCGGGTCGGGACCCATCGTCATAGGTCAGGCCTGCGAGTTCGACTATTCGGGGAGCCAGGCCTGCAAGGCCATCCGCGAAGAGGGATACAGGGTCATCCTCGTCAACTCCAATCCCGCGACGATCATGACGGACCCCGACATGGCGGACAGGGTCTACGTGGAGCCCCTCATACCCGAGGTCATGGAAGAGATCATAAGGACGGAAAGGCCCGACGTCATCCTTCCCACCCTTGGCGGGCAGACGGGCCTCAACCTGGCGACGATCCTGGCGGAGCGGGGCATACTCGAGAAGTACGGCGTCGAGCTCATCGGGGCTGACTACCGGGCCATCAAGAAGGCGGAGGACAGGGAGGAGTTCAAGGCGGCCATCGAGAAGATAGGCCTCGAGGTCCCGAAGAGCGGACTCGCCCACACCATGGAAGAGGCGCGCGCCGTCGCGCGCGGGATAGGCTTTCCCCTCATCATTCGCCCCAGCTATACGCTGGGCGGCACCGGGGCGTCCGTCGCCTACAACGTGGAGGAGTTCGAGGCCCTCGCCATGAGGGGCCTAGAGAGTTCCCTGATCACGGAGATACTCATCGAGGAATCCGTCATCGGCTGGAAGGAGTTCGAACTCGAGGTGATGCGCGACCGGAACGACAACGTGGTCATCATCTGCTCCATCGAGAACCTCGATCCCATGGGCATCCACACGGGGGACTCCATCACTGTCGCCCCCGCCCAGACGCTCACCGACAGGGAATACCAGGTGATGCGCGACGCTTCGATCAGTATCATCCGCGAGATCGGTGTGGAAACGGGCGGTTCCAACATCCAGTTCGCCGTGAACCCCGCCGACGGCAGGATGGTCGTTATCGAGATGAACCCCAGGGTGTCGAGAAGCTCGGCGCTCGCCTCGAAGGCCACGGGTTTCCCCATCGCCAAGATCGCGGCGAAGCTCGCCATCGGGTACACCCTCGACGAGATCCCCAACGACATCACGAAACAGACCCCGGCCTCCTTCGAGCCCACGATAGATTATTGCGTCGTCAAGATACCGCGGTTCACCTTCGAGAAGTTCCGGGGCGCCGACGAGACACTCACGGTGTCGATGAAGTCCGTCGGCGAGGCCATGTCCATAGGAAGGACCTTCAAGGAGGCCTTCCAGAAGGGCTTGAGGTCCCTGGAGGTCGGCAGGTCGGGCCTCGTTCACGACCGGCTTGCCGGCAAGGATGACCTCGATCACGTGAGGCAGAAGCTCATCACGCCCAACGCCGAGAGGGTCTTTTACGTGAGGCATGCCCTGCGCCTCGGCATGAGTATCGGGGAGATCCACGCCATCTCCCATATCGATCCCTGGTTCCTCAAGAACATCGAGGAGATCGTCCTGTTCGAAAAGGAGCTGGAGGCCCTGAAAGGCAAAGGCCACGGGGACATACCGGCGGAGCTGCTCAGAAGGGCGAAGAGACTCGGTTTCTCCGACAGGCAGATCGGTGAGATCACGGGCATCGGGGAGGACGGGACACGGTTGCTCAGGGAAAAGATGGGGCTGAAAAGCGTCTTCAAGCTTGTCGACACCTGTGCCGCCGAATTCGAGGCCTACACCCCCTACTTCTACTCCACGTACGAGGAAGAGGACGAATCACGCGTCTCCGACAGGAAGAAGATCATGATCCTGGGAGGCGGCCCCAACAGGATAGGGCAGGGGATAGAGTTCGACTACTGCTGCGTCCACGCTGCCTTCGCCCTCGAGGAGCTGGGCTACGAGACGATCATGGTCAATTCCAACCCCGAGACGGTGAGCACCGATTACGACACCTCGGACAAGTTGTACTTCGAGCCCCTGACGTTTGAGAACGTCCTCGACATAGCGCGGAGCGAACGCCCCGACGGGGTCATCGTGCAGTTTGGCGGCCAGACGCCTCTCAACCTGGCGACGGCCCTCAAAGAGGCTGGTGTTCCGATCATCGGCACCACGCCGGAGAGCATCGATATCGCCGAGGACAGGGACAAGTTCAAGGAGCTTCTTAAGGACCTCACGCTCACCCAGCCCGACAACGGCATCGCGACCTCCTTCGAAGAAGCGCGGAAGATAGCGGCGTCGATCGGGTTTCCCGTCGTGGTGAGGCCGTCCTACGTGCTCGGGGGACGGGCCATGGAGATCGTCTACAATGATGAGGACCTGGCGTCTTTCATGGTCAAGGCCGCGGAGGCCTCTCCCGAGAAGCCCATCCTCATAGACAAGTTCCTCGAGGACGCCATCGAGATCGACGTCGATGCCGTGGCCGACGGGGTGCGCTGCGTGGTGGCGGGGATCATGGAGCACATCGAGGAGGCGGGCATCCATTCCGGGGACAGCGCGTCGGCGCTGCCTCCATACTCGCTCAACGACGATGTCATAGAGAGGATACGGACCTGCACGTACAAACTGGCCGGCGCGCTCAATGTTGTGGGTCTCATGAACATCCAGTATGCCGTCAAGGATGATGTGATCTATGTCCTCGAGGTGAACCCCCGGGCGAGCCGGACCGTGCCCTTCGTGAGCAAGGCGACGGGTGTCCAGTGGGCGAAGGTGGCGGCGAAGCTCATGGCAGGCAAGACGCTGAACGACCTCGGTATCGAGAAAGAGGTGGTCCCGGGACACATCGCGGTGAAGGAGTCCGTTTTTCCCTTCAACAAGTTTGCCGGTGTCGACACCATCCTGGGGCCGGAGATGAAATCCACGGGAGAGGTGATGGGCATCGATTCCACCTTCGGGTCGGCCTTCTGGAAGTCCCAGCTGGCTGCCGGTCAGGACCTTCCTTCCCGGGGGAATGTGTTCCTCAGCGTCAAGAACAGGGACAAGCGGAACGTCATCTTCATCGCCAAGAAGCTTTCCGACCTGGGTTTCACGATATACGCGACGAAGGGGACGGGGAAGGCCCTCGCCAGCAACGGGATCGACGTTACATTCGTCAACAAGGTTTCCGAGGGAAGGCCCCACGTTGTCGACATGATAAAGAACGGGGGCATTCAATTCATAATCAACACGCCGAGCGGAAGGAACCCCAAGATGGACGAGGTGGCCATCCGCTCCGGGGCGGTCCAGTACAAGATACCCTACACGACAACGCTATCGGGCGCCCAGGCCGTCGTCAACGCCATAGAAGTGATGAAAAAGGGAACCCTGAAAGTAAGAGCCCTGCAGGACTACTACTGA
- a CDS encoding zinc ribbon domain-containing protein: MPIYEYQCTGCGKIFEVFQKISDEPLTECKICKGTLTKLISNCAFHLKGTGWYVTDYKKPVDTVGGGKNGNKHVEKTESTPEPATATETKTETKTETASTTSTGGAA; encoded by the coding sequence ATGCCTATCTATGAATATCAGTGTACGGGATGCGGGAAGATATTCGAGGTATTCCAGAAAATAAGCGACGAGCCGCTCACTGAGTGCAAGATATGCAAGGGAACGCTCACGAAGCTGATCTCTAACTGCGCGTTCCACCTCAAAGGCACGGGATGGTATGTCACGGACTACAAGAAGCCGGTCGACACCGTCGGCGGCGGCAAGAACGGCAACAAGCACGTCGAGAAGACGGAAAGCACCCCCGAGCCGGCAACGGCAACGGAGACGAAGACGGAAACGAAAACGGAAACCGCAAGCACAACATCGACAGGAGGAGCGGCATGA